From the genome of Rarobacter incanus, one region includes:
- a CDS encoding maleylpyruvate isomerase N-terminal domain-containing protein, translated as MKTNFDDARTALAAQWERLDAWLSVLDEVPAWQSRPSTLPDWTVGELVAHLGRAFTALTACEPAPAGTIPLPLAEYLGMYPTRAHEISQVTKALAADIAGDPLAAIRAEARAAFTALDALAGAAPSPGELVVQARRAPITLRDMTISRLIEIVVHAIDLQDSLQGVVDSRGDACPLLPAALQIVADELLRIVVMRGGWSVSVRDPRLWVQLATGRRSYDTDALARALEPQFTSDSIPDLGRVLPIL; from the coding sequence GTGAAGACTAATTTCGACGATGCGCGGACAGCCCTGGCAGCCCAGTGGGAGCGCCTCGATGCGTGGCTGTCGGTTTTGGACGAGGTCCCCGCGTGGCAGTCGCGGCCCAGCACTCTACCGGATTGGACCGTTGGGGAACTGGTCGCACACCTGGGTCGCGCGTTCACCGCATTGACGGCGTGCGAGCCGGCACCCGCGGGAACTATCCCCCTGCCCCTCGCCGAATACCTGGGCATGTACCCCACGCGAGCGCATGAAATTTCTCAGGTCACCAAGGCGCTCGCCGCAGATATCGCGGGCGACCCGCTTGCGGCAATCCGCGCAGAGGCGCGCGCCGCTTTCACCGCGCTCGATGCGCTGGCGGGCGCCGCACCGAGCCCGGGGGAACTGGTCGTACAGGCGCGCCGAGCCCCCATCACGCTGCGTGACATGACCATATCGCGCCTGATCGAGATCGTTGTCCACGCCATCGACTTGCAGGATTCGCTGCAGGGCGTCGTCGACTCGCGCGGCGATGCCTGCCCCCTGCTGCCCGCCGCGTTGCAGATCGTTGCCGACGAATTGCTTCGCATCGTCGTCATGCGCGGGGGCTGGAGTGTTTCCGTTCGCGATCCCCGCCTGTGGGTGCAATTGGCGACGGGGCGACGCTCCTACGACACCGACGCGCTGGCACGCGCACTCGAACCACAGTTCACCTCGGATTCGATCCCCGATCTAGGACGAGTTCTTCCCATCCTTTGA
- a CDS encoding bifunctional o-acetylhomoserine/o-acetylserine sulfhydrylase produces the protein MSNADWSFETKQVHAGQTADPTTGARALPIYQTTSFVFPDADTAAARFALQDLGPIYTRIGNPTQDVVENRVAALEGGVGALLLSSGQAAETYAFLNVAQAGDHIVASASLYGGTFNLLRHTLPRLGIETTFVTDPHNPQEWRDAIRPNTKALFGETVPNPRSDVLDIETIAAIAHEAGVPLIVDNTVATPYLLNPIKYGADIVLHSATKWLGGHGTSIGGLIVDSGNFDFSQDPEKFPGFNTPDPSYNGLVYARDLGVNGILGANLAFVLKARVQLLRDLGSAISPFNAFLIAQGIETLSLRVERHVSNARTVAEWLEARPDVELVNYASLPSSPWHANAEKYTPKGSGSVVSFEIAGGLEAGKAFVSALELHSNVANIGDVRSLVIHPASTTHSQLTPQEQADAGVTPGLVRLSVGIENIADILADLEKGFAAAAAQA, from the coding sequence ATGAGCAATGCAGACTGGTCGTTCGAGACCAAGCAAGTCCACGCCGGGCAAACGGCAGACCCCACGACCGGTGCGCGGGCGCTACCGATCTACCAGACGACATCGTTCGTGTTCCCCGACGCCGACACCGCCGCCGCGCGCTTCGCGCTGCAAGACCTGGGACCGATCTACACGCGCATCGGCAACCCCACGCAGGACGTCGTCGAAAACCGCGTCGCGGCACTCGAGGGGGGCGTTGGCGCGTTGCTGCTCAGCTCCGGCCAGGCAGCGGAGACGTACGCGTTCCTCAACGTGGCGCAGGCCGGCGACCACATCGTCGCCAGCGCCAGCCTCTACGGCGGCACGTTCAACCTGCTGCGCCACACTCTTCCGCGGCTGGGCATCGAAACCACCTTCGTGACCGACCCGCACAACCCGCAGGAATGGCGCGACGCTATTCGCCCCAACACCAAGGCGCTCTTCGGCGAAACCGTCCCGAACCCGCGCTCGGACGTGCTGGACATCGAAACCATCGCCGCGATCGCTCATGAAGCAGGGGTCCCGCTGATCGTCGACAATACCGTCGCGACCCCGTACCTCCTCAACCCGATCAAGTACGGCGCGGATATTGTGCTTCACTCCGCAACGAAGTGGCTGGGCGGGCACGGCACCTCGATCGGTGGCTTGATCGTTGACTCCGGCAACTTCGACTTTTCGCAGGACCCCGAGAAGTTCCCCGGCTTCAACACCCCCGACCCCAGCTACAACGGCCTGGTATACGCACGCGACCTGGGCGTCAACGGAATCCTGGGGGCCAACCTCGCGTTCGTCCTCAAGGCGCGGGTGCAGCTGCTTCGCGACCTGGGCAGCGCCATCTCCCCCTTCAACGCCTTCCTCATCGCGCAGGGCATCGAAACGCTCTCGCTCCGCGTCGAGCGCCACGTCTCGAACGCGCGCACCGTCGCCGAATGGTTGGAAGCGCGCCCCGACGTGGAACTGGTGAATTACGCATCGTTGCCGTCGAGCCCGTGGCACGCCAACGCCGAAAAGTACACGCCGAAGGGATCGGGTTCGGTCGTCTCGTTCGAAATAGCGGGCGGACTGGAGGCCGGGAAGGCTTTCGTCTCAGCGCTGGAGCTGCACTCCAATGTCGCCAATATCGGCGACGTTCGCTCGCTCGTGATCCACCCGGCATCGACCACCCACAGCCAGTTGACGCCGCAGGAACAGGCCGACGCGGGTGTCACGCCCGGCCTCGTGCGGCTCTCCGTCGGCATCGAGAACATCGCCGACATACTCGCAGACTTGGAGAAGGGATTTGCCGCGGCAGCGGCCCAGGCCTGA
- the metX gene encoding homoserine O-acetyltransferase MetX, with translation MTRCDDFPRGKQPHRRSEFPLPVPVTGAWLEGDPVGHRQFANVGPLILESGLSLPDVTVAYETWGRLNDAGTNAILILHALTGDSHVVGDAGDGHRSAGWWNDLVGPGKPIDTDKYFVVAPNVLGGCQGTTGPASLDPSGRRYGSRFPRVTVRDQVDAEIALTTALGIGSWHLVIGGSMGGQRALEWALLGPAAGIGVDGIAVIASSAQFTGDQIAWSHPQLAAIRGDAHFRGGDYYDAPAGQGPHNGLGIARQIAHVTYRSAEELDTRFARVPQGAEEPLHGGRFAVQSYLDHHASKLAYRFDANSYVTLTESMLSHDLGRDRGGVATALRSIRTRALIVGVDSDRLFPLEASRTMARLIPAADPLRTIHSPYGHDGFLIEFDQLASIVKDFELSLEERTAPH, from the coding sequence GTGACTCGTTGCGATGACTTCCCCCGCGGGAAGCAGCCGCACCGGCGTAGCGAATTCCCGCTTCCGGTGCCGGTAACCGGTGCCTGGCTTGAGGGAGACCCGGTAGGGCATCGGCAGTTCGCGAACGTAGGTCCCCTGATCCTCGAATCGGGGCTGTCCCTTCCCGACGTCACCGTCGCGTATGAAACCTGGGGACGGCTGAACGATGCGGGCACCAATGCGATCCTGATCCTGCACGCATTGACCGGAGACAGCCACGTCGTTGGGGACGCGGGCGACGGGCACCGCAGCGCCGGTTGGTGGAACGATCTGGTCGGCCCGGGTAAGCCTATCGACACCGACAAGTACTTTGTCGTCGCGCCGAACGTACTGGGCGGATGCCAGGGAACGACGGGCCCCGCCAGCCTCGATCCGTCGGGCAGGCGCTACGGCAGCCGCTTCCCGCGGGTCACGGTCCGCGACCAGGTCGACGCCGAAATCGCGCTCACCACCGCCCTCGGGATCGGCTCGTGGCACTTGGTCATCGGCGGTTCAATGGGTGGTCAGCGCGCGCTCGAATGGGCGCTCCTGGGACCGGCAGCCGGCATCGGCGTCGATGGCATCGCCGTGATCGCCTCATCCGCCCAGTTCACCGGCGACCAAATCGCGTGGTCACACCCGCAATTGGCGGCTATTCGCGGCGACGCGCACTTTCGCGGCGGCGACTACTACGACGCACCCGCGGGCCAGGGGCCACACAATGGCCTGGGGATCGCCCGCCAAATAGCGCATGTCACCTACCGCAGCGCCGAGGAACTGGACACGCGCTTCGCCCGGGTCCCACAGGGAGCGGAAGAACCGTTGCACGGCGGCCGCTTCGCGGTCCAGTCCTACCTGGATCATCACGCGTCGAAGCTGGCATACCGGTTCGATGCCAACAGCTACGTGACCCTCACCGAATCTATGCTCTCGCACGATCTGGGCCGGGATCGCGGCGGGGTCGCGACCGCCCTGCGCTCAATTCGCACCCGGGCACTGATCGTCGGGGTCGATTCGGATCGCCTGTTCCCCTTGGAAGCTTCGCGCACCATGGCGCGCCTGATTCCCGCAGCCGATCCGCTGCGCACCATCCATTCCCCCTACGGACACGACGGGTTCCTGATCGAGTTCGACCAACTCGCCTCCATCGTGAAAGACTTCGAACTGAGCCTCGAAGAACGCACGGCGCCCCATTAG